Genomic DNA from Nocardioides aquaticus:
CCGCGGCCACGGCGGTGGTCAGGGCGGTGGGGTCGGCCAGCCCGATGTCCTCGCTGGCCAGGATGATCAGGCGCCGGGCGATGAACCGCGGGTCCTCCCCGGCCTCCATCATCCGGGCCAGGTAGTGCAGGGCCGCGTCGGCGTCGGAGCCGCGCACGGACTTGATGAAGGCGCTGGTCACGTCGTAGTGCTGGTCGCCCTGCCGGTCGTAGCGCACCGCGGCCTGGTCGACGGCGAGCTCGGCGGTGGCCAGGTCGACCACGTCGCTGCTCTGGGAGGCCGCGGCCCCGGCAGCGGCCTCGAGGTAGGTCAAGGACCGGCGCGCGTCGCCCCCGGCCAGGCGGACCAGGTGGTCCAGGGCGTCCTCGTCGACGGACACCGCGCCGGCCAGACCCCGCTCGTCGGCGACCGCGGCGAGCAGCACCCGGCGTACGTCGTCGTCGGTCAGGGACTCCAGGCGCAGCAGCAGGCTGCGCGAGAGCAGCGGGGAGATCACCGAGAAGAACGGGTTCTCGGTGGTGGCCGCGACCAGCGTGACCCACCGGTTCTCCACGCCCGGCAGCAGCGCGTCCTGCTGGGCCTTGCTGAAGCGGTGCACCTCGTCGACGAAGAGCACGGTCTCCCGTGACTCGGTCACCAGCCGGCGGCGGGCGGCGTCGATGGCGGCACGGACCTCCTTGACGCCGGCGGAGACCGCGGAGACCTCGACGAACACGCGGTCGGTCTGCATCGAGACGATCGAGGCGATCGTGGTCTTGCCGGTGCCGGGCGGGCCCCACAGCAGCAGCGACATGGACTGGTCGCCCTCGACCAGGCGGCGCAGCGGTGAGCCCGGCGCCTGGAGCTGCTCCTGGCCGACCAGCTCCTCGAGCCGGCGGGGTCGCATCCGCACCGCCAGCGGCGCGGAGGCGTGGTCGTTGCCGGCCAGGCTCCCGCCCCCGACCGGTGCGGTCGGGGTGCGGGAGTGCGCCGGTGCTGCGACCTGCGGTTCAGCCGGGGCCGCCGGCGACGCGAACAGGCCGTCGAGGTCGTCGCCGGTGTCGTCCACGGGGGACGAGGCTACGCGCCCGGGCGGGGCGTGCTGGTGATGGTGCGGGCCTCGAGGTCGTACCAGGTGG
This window encodes:
- a CDS encoding replication-associated recombination protein A, which produces MDDTGDDLDGLFASPAAPAEPQVAAPAHSRTPTAPVGGGSLAGNDHASAPLAVRMRPRRLEELVGQEQLQAPGSPLRRLVEGDQSMSLLLWGPPGTGKTTIASIVSMQTDRVFVEVSAVSAGVKEVRAAIDAARRRLVTESRETVLFVDEVHRFSKAQQDALLPGVENRWVTLVAATTENPFFSVISPLLSRSLLLRLESLTDDDVRRVLLAAVADERGLAGAVSVDEDALDHLVRLAGGDARRSLTYLEAAAGAAASQSSDVVDLATAELAVDQAAVRYDRQGDQHYDVTSAFIKSVRGSDADAALHYLARMMEAGEDPRFIARRLIILASEDIGLADPTALTTAVAAAQAVALIGMPEGRLTLAQATIALAVAPKSNAVTTAITAASADVRAGKVGPVPSHLRDAHYGGAKDLGHGKGYVYSHDAPFGVAEQQYAPDVVADATYYRPTRLGAEGAVRERWERVRRLIRGQG